In a genomic window of Leisingera caerulea DSM 24564:
- the clpA gene encoding ATP-dependent Clp protease ATP-binding subunit ClpA, with translation MPSFSSTLEQAIHAALALANERRHEFATLEHLLLALIDEPDAARVMRACSVDLTELRSSLVEFVDEDLANLVTDIDGSEAVPTAAFQRVIQRAAIHVQSSGRTEVTGANVLVAIFAERESDAAYFLQDQEMTRYDAVNFIAHGVAKDPAYGESRPVTGATEQEEDNLTTAPEGEKKESALAKYCVDLNAKSRDGDIDPLIGRDHEVERCIQVLCRRRKNNPLLVGDPGVGKTAIAEGLARRIVSGETPEILSETTIYSLDMGALLAGTRYRGDFEERLKAVVSELEDHPDAVLFIDEIHTVIGAGATSGGAMDASNLLKPALQGGKLRTMGSTTYKEFRQHFEKDRALSRRFQKIDVNEPSVEDSIEILKGLKPYFEEHHGIKFTGDAIKTAVELSARYINDRKLPDKAIDVIDEAGAAQHLIIESKRRKTIGVKDIEAVVAKIARIPPKNVSKDDAEVLKDLEKSLKRVVFGQDDAITALSSAIKLARAGLREPEKPIGNYLFAGPTGVGKTEVAKQLADQLGVELLRFDMSEYMEKHAVSRLIGAPPGYVGFDQGGLLTDGVDQHPHCVLLLDEIEKAHPDVYNILLQVMDNGQLTDHNGRTVNFRNVILIMTSNAGASDMAKAAIGFGRDRREGEDTAAIERTFTPEFRNRLDAVISFAPLGKEVILQVVEKFVLQLEAQLMDRNVSIELTRKAAEWLADKGYDDRMGARPLGRVIQEHIKKPLAEELLFGKLTKGGVVKVGIKDGKLDLRLEGPGKPRISGDRPPLLTAD, from the coding sequence GTGCCTTCATTCTCGAGCACCCTGGAACAGGCCATTCACGCAGCGCTTGCGCTGGCGAATGAACGCCGTCACGAATTCGCAACCCTGGAACATCTGCTTCTGGCCCTGATCGACGAGCCCGACGCGGCCCGCGTGATGCGCGCCTGCAGTGTCGACCTGACCGAATTGCGATCCTCCCTGGTGGAATTCGTGGATGAGGATCTTGCCAATCTGGTCACCGATATCGACGGCTCCGAGGCGGTGCCGACCGCCGCCTTCCAGCGCGTCATCCAGCGCGCAGCGATCCACGTCCAAAGCTCCGGCCGGACTGAGGTAACGGGGGCGAATGTGCTGGTCGCCATCTTTGCCGAGCGCGAAAGCGATGCCGCCTATTTCCTGCAGGACCAGGAGATGACCCGCTATGACGCGGTGAACTTCATCGCCCATGGCGTCGCCAAGGACCCGGCCTATGGGGAATCCCGCCCGGTCACAGGCGCGACGGAGCAGGAAGAGGACAACCTGACCACCGCCCCCGAGGGCGAAAAGAAAGAGTCGGCGCTGGCGAAATACTGCGTCGATCTGAACGCGAAATCCCGCGACGGCGACATCGACCCGCTGATCGGCCGCGACCACGAGGTGGAGCGCTGCATCCAGGTGCTGTGCCGCCGCCGCAAGAACAACCCGCTCTTGGTGGGCGATCCTGGCGTTGGCAAAACCGCCATCGCCGAGGGCCTGGCGCGCCGCATCGTCTCGGGCGAGACGCCGGAGATCCTGTCGGAAACCACCATCTATTCGCTCGACATGGGCGCGCTGCTGGCGGGCACCCGCTACCGCGGCGATTTCGAGGAGCGGCTGAAGGCCGTGGTCTCCGAGCTGGAGGACCACCCGGACGCGGTGCTGTTCATCGACGAGATCCACACCGTGATCGGCGCAGGCGCCACGTCGGGCGGCGCGATGGATGCGTCCAACCTGCTGAAACCTGCGCTGCAGGGCGGCAAGCTGCGCACCATGGGCTCCACCACCTATAAGGAGTTCCGCCAGCATTTCGAGAAGGACCGCGCGCTGTCCCGCCGGTTCCAGAAGATCGACGTGAATGAGCCGTCGGTGGAAGATTCCATCGAGATCCTGAAGGGTCTGAAGCCCTATTTCGAGGAGCATCACGGCATCAAGTTCACCGGCGACGCGATCAAGACCGCGGTGGAGCTGTCGGCGCGCTACATCAACGACCGCAAGCTGCCCGACAAGGCGATTGACGTGATTGATGAGGCCGGCGCCGCGCAGCACCTGATCATCGAAAGCAAGCGCCGCAAGACCATCGGCGTCAAGGATATCGAAGCGGTCGTGGCGAAGATCGCCCGTATTCCGCCCAAGAACGTCTCCAAGGACGATGCCGAGGTGCTGAAAGATCTGGAGAAGTCGCTCAAGCGCGTGGTCTTCGGCCAGGACGATGCGATCACCGCCCTGTCGAGTGCCATCAAGCTGGCCCGTGCCGGCCTGCGCGAGCCGGAGAAGCCGATTGGCAACTATCTGTTTGCGGGCCCCACCGGCGTCGGCAAGACCGAGGTTGCGAAACAGCTGGCAGATCAGCTGGGTGTGGAGCTGCTGCGCTTTGACATGTCCGAGTACATGGAGAAGCACGCGGTCTCCCGCCTGATCGGTGCGCCTCCGGGCTATGTCGGCTTTGACCAGGGCGGCCTCTTGACCGATGGCGTCGATCAGCACCCGCACTGCGTGCTGCTGCTGGATGAGATCGAAAAGGCGCACCCGGATGTCTACAACATCCTCTTGCAGGTGATGGACAACGGCCAGCTGACGGACCACAACGGCCGGACGGTCAATTTCCGCAACGTGATCCTGATCATGACCTCCAACGCGGGCGCCTCCGACATGGCAAAGGCTGCCATCGGCTTTGGCCGCGACCGCCGCGAGGGCGAGGACACCGCCGCCATCGAGCGCACCTTCACGCCGGAGTTCCGCAACCGCCTGGATGCGGTGATCTCCTTCGCGCCGCTGGGCAAAGAGGTGATCCTGCAGGTGGTCGAGAAGTTCGTCCTCCAGCTGGAAGCGCAGCTGATGGACCGCAACGTCTCCATCGAGCTGACCCGCAAGGCGGCCGAATGGCTGGCCGACAAGGGCTACGACGACCGCATGGGCGCGCGGCCTTTGGGCCGGGTCATTCAGGAGCACATCAAGAAGCCGCTGGCAGAGGAGCTCTTGTTCGGCAAGCTGACCAAAGGCGGCGTCGTCAAGGTCGGGATCAAGGACGGCAAGCTGGATCTGCGCCTGGAGGGTCCGGGCAAGCCGCGGATTTCCGGCGACCGGCCGCCGCTCCTGACCGCGGACTGA
- the atpD gene encoding F0F1 ATP synthase subunit beta → MAQAKGKVTQIIGAVVDVQFDDHLPAILNALHTENGGKTLVLEVAQHLGENTVRTIAMDATEGLVRGQDVTDTGAPISIPVGNATLGRILNVVGEPVDEKGPVSATETRAIHQPAPEFNEQSTESEILVTGIKVIDLLAPYSKGGKIGLFGGAGVGKTVLIMELINNIAKVHSGYSVFAGVGERTREGNDLYWEMIESNVIKPDNLEDSQVALVYGQMNEPPGARARVALTGLTLAEQFRDQSGTDVLFFVDNIFRFTQAGSEVSALLGRIPSAVGYQPTLATDMGAMQERITSTKNGSITSIQAVYVPADDLTDPAPATTFAHLDATTVLNRAISELGIYPAVDPLDSSSRLMDPQIVGEEHYAVASDVQQILQRYKSLQDIIAILGMDELSEEDKLTVARARKIQRFLSQPFDVAKVFTGSDGVQVPLEDTISSFKAVVAGEYDHLPEGAFYMVGGIDEVIAKAEKMAAEAA, encoded by the coding sequence ATGGCACAAGCAAAAGGCAAGGTGACCCAGATCATCGGCGCCGTTGTGGACGTCCAGTTTGACGACCACCTGCCCGCAATTCTGAACGCACTGCACACCGAAAACGGCGGCAAAACCCTGGTTCTGGAAGTGGCCCAGCACCTCGGCGAAAACACCGTCCGCACCATCGCTATGGACGCAACCGAGGGCCTGGTCCGCGGTCAGGACGTGACCGACACCGGCGCGCCGATCTCGATCCCGGTCGGCAACGCCACCCTGGGCCGCATCCTGAACGTGGTGGGTGAACCCGTGGACGAAAAGGGCCCGGTCAGCGCGACTGAGACCCGCGCCATCCACCAGCCCGCACCCGAGTTCAACGAGCAGTCCACCGAGTCCGAGATCCTGGTGACCGGTATCAAGGTGATCGACCTGCTGGCCCCGTACTCCAAAGGCGGCAAGATCGGCCTGTTCGGCGGCGCCGGCGTGGGCAAAACCGTTCTGATCATGGAACTGATCAACAACATCGCCAAAGTGCACTCCGGCTACTCGGTGTTCGCGGGTGTTGGCGAACGGACCCGTGAAGGCAACGACCTGTACTGGGAAATGATCGAATCCAACGTGATCAAGCCGGACAACCTGGAAGACTCCCAGGTGGCCCTGGTTTACGGTCAGATGAACGAGCCTCCGGGAGCCCGTGCCCGTGTTGCGCTGACCGGCCTGACCCTGGCCGAACAGTTCCGCGACCAGTCCGGCACCGACGTTCTGTTCTTCGTCGACAACATCTTCCGCTTCACCCAGGCGGGCTCGGAAGTGTCCGCTCTGCTCGGCCGTATCCCCTCCGCTGTGGGCTACCAGCCGACCCTGGCCACCGACATGGGCGCCATGCAGGAGCGTATCACCTCGACCAAGAACGGCTCGATCACCTCGATCCAGGCCGTCTACGTTCCCGCGGACGACCTTACCGACCCGGCACCGGCAACCACCTTTGCCCACCTGGATGCGACCACCGTTCTGAACCGTGCGATCTCCGAACTCGGCATCTACCCCGCTGTGGACCCGCTCGATAGCTCGTCGCGCCTGATGGACCCGCAGATCGTGGGCGAAGAGCACTATGCGGTTGCGTCCGACGTTCAGCAGATCCTCCAGCGCTACAAGTCGCTGCAGGACATCATCGCCATCCTCGGCATGGACGAACTGTCGGAAGAGGACAAGCTGACCGTTGCGCGTGCGCGTAAGATCCAGCGTTTCCTGTCCCAGCCGTTCGACGTTGCGAAGGTCTTCACCGGCTCCGACGGTGTCCAGGTTCCGCTGGAAGACACCATCTCGTCGTTCAAGGCTGTTGTGGCCGGCGAATACGACCACCTGCCCGAAGGCGCCTTCTACATGGTTGGCGGCATCGACGAAGTGATCGCCAAAGCCGAGAAGATGGCTGCGGAAGCCGCCTAA
- the atpA gene encoding F0F1 ATP synthase subunit alpha: protein MGIQAAEISAILKDQIKNFGQEAEVAEIGRVLSVGDGIARVYGLDNVQAGEMVEFPGGIMGMALNLEADNVGIVIFGSDRDIKEGDTVKRTNSIVDVPAGPELLGRVVDGLGNPLDGKGPINASQRLVADVKAPGIIPRKSVHEPMATGLKSVDAMIPIGRGQRELIIGDRQTGKTAVALDTILNQKTYNDAAGDDESKKLYCVYVAVGQKRSTVAQLVKKLEEAGAMEYSIVVAATASDPAPLQFLAPYAATAMAEYFRDNGKHALIIYDDLSKQAVAYRQMSLLLRRPPGREAYPGDVFYLHSRLLERSAKLNEDFGAGSLTALPVIETQGGDVSAFIPTNVISITDGQIFLETELFYQGIRPAVNTGLSVSRVGSSAQTNAMKTVAGPVKLSLAQYREMAAFAQFGSDLDAATQQLLARGARLTELMKQPQYSPLTNAEIVCVIFAGTNGYLDKVDIKDVGRWEAGLLAHMRGKGKETLDWITNEDPKIKGDAADKLKAAIDEYAATFA from the coding sequence ATGGGTATCCAAGCAGCAGAGATTTCTGCGATCCTGAAAGACCAGATCAAGAATTTTGGTCAAGAAGCCGAAGTGGCAGAAATCGGCCGCGTGCTGTCCGTTGGTGACGGTATTGCCCGCGTCTACGGCCTCGACAACGTTCAGGCCGGTGAAATGGTCGAATTCCCGGGCGGCATCATGGGCATGGCGCTGAACCTGGAAGCCGACAACGTCGGTATCGTGATCTTCGGCTCCGATCGCGACATTAAAGAAGGCGACACCGTCAAGCGCACCAACTCGATCGTGGACGTTCCGGCCGGCCCCGAGCTGCTGGGCCGCGTTGTCGACGGTCTGGGCAACCCGCTGGACGGCAAGGGCCCGATCAACGCTTCCCAGCGTCTGGTCGCAGACGTCAAGGCGCCGGGCATCATCCCGCGTAAATCGGTGCACGAGCCGATGGCAACCGGCCTCAAGTCGGTTGACGCGATGATCCCGATCGGCCGCGGCCAGCGCGAGCTGATCATCGGCGACCGTCAGACCGGTAAGACCGCCGTGGCTCTGGACACCATCCTGAACCAGAAAACCTACAACGACGCCGCAGGCGACGACGAGTCCAAGAAACTGTACTGCGTCTACGTTGCTGTCGGCCAGAAGCGTTCGACCGTTGCCCAGCTGGTGAAGAAGCTGGAAGAAGCCGGCGCGATGGAATACTCCATCGTCGTGGCCGCAACCGCGTCCGACCCGGCGCCGCTGCAGTTCCTGGCGCCCTACGCCGCGACCGCGATGGCCGAATACTTCCGCGACAACGGCAAGCACGCGCTGATCATCTATGATGACCTGTCCAAGCAGGCCGTGGCCTACCGCCAGATGTCCCTGCTGCTGCGCCGTCCGCCGGGACGTGAAGCTTACCCGGGCGACGTTTTCTACCTGCACTCCCGCCTGCTGGAGCGTTCGGCCAAGCTGAACGAAGACTTCGGCGCCGGCTCGCTGACCGCTCTGCCGGTTATCGAAACCCAGGGCGGCGACGTGTCCGCGTTTATTCCGACCAACGTGATCTCGATCACCGACGGCCAGATCTTCCTGGAAACCGAGCTGTTCTACCAGGGCATCCGCCCCGCCGTGAACACCGGTCTGTCGGTTTCGCGTGTGGGCTCCTCGGCCCAGACCAACGCGATGAAGACCGTTGCAGGCCCGGTGAAACTGTCGCTGGCCCAGTACCGCGAAATGGCGGCCTTCGCCCAGTTCGGTTCCGACCTCGACGCCGCCACCCAGCAGCTGCTGGCCCGCGGCGCCCGTCTGACCGAGCTGATGAAGCAGCCGCAGTACTCGCCGCTGACCAACGCCGAAATCGTCTGCGTCATCTTCGCCGGCACCAACGGCTACCTCGACAAGGTCGACATCAAGGACGTCGGCCGCTGGGAAGCAGGTCTGCTGGCGCATATGCGCGGCAAAGGCAAGGAGACCCTGGACTGGATCACCAACGAAGATCCCAAGATCAAGGGCGACGCCGCTGACAAACTCAAGGCTGCGATCGACGAATACGCCGCCACCTTCGCATAA
- a CDS encoding F0F1 ATP synthase subunit gamma: MPSLKDLKNRIESVKSTRKITKAMQMVAAAKLRRAQEAAEDSRPYTKRFNAVMAGLAASVGGSDSAPKLLRGTGSDQVQLLIVMTAERGLCGGFNSNIAKLARQKAAELKAAGKTVKILTVGKKGRDALKRDLGDDFVGHVDLSEVKRIGYANAQAIAKDILTRFDAGEFDVATIFYSEFVNVVTQIPTAQQIIPASFEAEEGESSGAVYDYEPGEERILADLLPRGVATQIFSGLLENGASEQGARMSAMDNATRNAGEMIDKLTIEFNRSRQAVITNELIEIISGAEAL, from the coding sequence ATGCCTTCTCTCAAGGACCTTAAAAACAGGATCGAGTCGGTCAAATCGACCCGCAAGATCACTAAAGCCATGCAAATGGTGGCCGCGGCGAAACTTCGCCGCGCCCAGGAAGCTGCCGAGGATTCCCGGCCCTACACCAAGCGGTTCAACGCCGTGATGGCAGGGCTGGCGGCCTCGGTCGGCGGTTCCGACTCCGCGCCCAAGCTGCTTCGCGGCACCGGCTCGGACCAGGTACAGCTGCTGATCGTGATGACTGCCGAGCGCGGTCTGTGCGGCGGCTTCAACTCGAACATTGCCAAGCTCGCCCGCCAAAAGGCGGCTGAGCTGAAGGCCGCGGGCAAGACGGTCAAGATCCTGACCGTCGGCAAAAAGGGCCGCGACGCCCTGAAACGCGACCTGGGCGATGATTTCGTCGGCCATGTGGACCTCAGCGAAGTCAAGCGTATCGGCTATGCCAATGCGCAGGCGATCGCCAAGGACATCCTGACCCGGTTCGATGCTGGTGAATTCGACGTTGCCACGATCTTCTACTCGGAGTTCGTCAACGTGGTGACCCAGATTCCGACCGCGCAGCAGATCATCCCGGCTTCCTTTGAAGCCGAGGAAGGCGAGAGCTCTGGCGCCGTCTACGACTACGAACCCGGCGAAGAGCGGATCCTGGCGGACCTGCTGCCGCGCGGCGTGGCGACCCAGATCTTCTCGGGGCTGCTGGAAAACGGTGCATCCGAACAGGGTGCCCGGATGAGCGCGATGGACAACGCAACCCGCAACGCGGGCGAGATGATCGACAAGCTGACCATCGAGTTCAACCGTTCCCGTCAGGCCGTGATCACCAACGAGCTGATTGAAATCATTTCGGGCGCTGAGGCGCTCTAA
- the gloB gene encoding hydroxyacylglutathione hydrolase, with the protein MTMPLEIITLPCLSDNYAFLIHNPDSGETALVDAPEAGAIKAALEERGWGLDWILLTHHHWDHVDGVAELREAYGAKVTGAEADAHRLPDLDLAVKDGGTFTLLGEEVQVMDVSGHTVGHIAYYIPGADAVFTADSLMALGCGRLFEGTPQQMWASLSRLAALPPQTMVYSGHEYTQSNGAFAATVDPGNPALQDRIRDIASAREKGDPTVPSSLQLELGTNPFLRAGDSAIKAHLGMEDADDAEVFAEIRKRKDNF; encoded by the coding sequence ATGACCATGCCTCTTGAGATCATCACCCTGCCCTGCCTGTCCGATAACTATGCCTTTTTGATCCATAATCCGGACTCGGGCGAGACCGCGCTGGTGGACGCGCCCGAAGCCGGCGCCATCAAGGCAGCGCTTGAGGAACGCGGCTGGGGGCTGGACTGGATCCTGCTGACGCATCACCACTGGGACCATGTGGACGGCGTGGCAGAGCTGCGGGAGGCTTATGGCGCCAAGGTGACCGGTGCCGAGGCGGACGCGCACCGGCTGCCTGATCTGGACTTGGCTGTGAAGGACGGCGGCACATTCACCCTGCTGGGCGAGGAGGTGCAGGTGATGGATGTTTCCGGCCACACGGTGGGGCATATCGCCTATTACATCCCCGGCGCGGACGCGGTGTTCACCGCCGACAGCCTGATGGCACTGGGCTGCGGGCGGCTGTTTGAGGGCACGCCGCAGCAGATGTGGGCCAGCCTGTCGCGTCTTGCCGCGCTGCCGCCGCAAACTATGGTTTACTCAGGCCATGAATACACCCAGTCTAACGGTGCCTTTGCGGCCACTGTGGATCCGGGCAACCCGGCGTTGCAGGACCGCATCCGCGATATCGCAAGCGCGCGGGAAAAGGGTGACCCGACAGTGCCTTCGTCCTTGCAGCTGGAACTTGGCACCAATCCGTTCCTGCGCGCCGGTGATAGCGCCATCAAAGCGCATCTGGGCATGGAAGATGCTGATGACGCAGAAGTTTTTGCCGAAATCCGCAAGCGCAAAGACAATTTCTGA
- a CDS encoding F0F1 ATP synthase subunit epsilon, giving the protein MAQTMQFDLVSPERALASLQASAVQIPGAEGDMTAMPSHAPTITTLRPGVLKVESPEGNSEYLVTGGFAEIAGDSLSVLAERAIPMAEMTRDQMNELIEEAREMYKTAKEKDQPHGLVEDAAKLLADMEALGTHMSL; this is encoded by the coding sequence ATGGCACAAACGATGCAATTCGACCTCGTCAGCCCGGAGCGCGCCCTGGCGTCGCTGCAGGCCAGCGCGGTTCAGATCCCCGGCGCCGAGGGCGACATGACGGCGATGCCTTCGCACGCGCCGACCATCACCACCCTGCGCCCCGGCGTGCTGAAGGTCGAAAGCCCCGAAGGCAACTCGGAGTATCTGGTGACCGGCGGTTTTGCCGAAATCGCAGGCGACAGCCTGTCGGTTCTGGCCGAGCGCGCGATCCCGATGGCTGAGATGACCCGCGATCAGATGAACGAGCTGATCGAGGAAGCCCGCGAGATGTACAAGACCGCGAAAGAGAAAGACCAGCCCCACGGCCTGGTCGAGGACGCAGCCAAGCTGCTCGCCGACATGGAAGCCCTGGGCACCCATATGTCCCTCTGA
- a CDS encoding tyrosine-type recombinase/integrase, which produces MTIQHPTPTTPLRGRMIADMSARNLGPASQTSHLRACKRFASWLGRSPETASPDDVKHFQLHLIESGTSICTRNQTMTGLKFLFRVTLRRHDLAAEVFHLKKPVKVPLVLSRNEVKRVLAMAPGLKARVMLSLAYGCGMRAGEVVRLKVGDIDGEQKIIRIVQAKGRKDRNVMLPGDILGLLREWWTQRPASQDTGVPGPERVLFPGYRGKHLSARQISRLFKEAARAAGITKPVTLHTLRHSFATHLLERGVDIRVIQALLGHAKLTTTARYASVATGMIAAVESPLDGLTAAKRRKGRKRAS; this is translated from the coding sequence ATGACCATTCAGCATCCTACACCGACGACACCGCTTCGTGGCCGCATGATCGCGGATATGTCCGCACGCAATCTCGGACCTGCGTCGCAGACCAGCCACCTGCGGGCCTGCAAGCGGTTTGCCTCCTGGCTCGGGCGATCTCCGGAGACAGCTTCACCGGATGACGTGAAGCATTTCCAGCTGCATCTGATCGAGAGCGGGACCAGTATCTGCACCCGCAACCAGACCATGACCGGGCTGAAGTTCCTGTTCCGGGTCACCCTGCGCCGGCATGACCTTGCGGCCGAAGTGTTCCACCTCAAAAAGCCCGTGAAGGTTCCCCTCGTGCTGAGCCGCAACGAGGTCAAACGCGTTCTGGCCATGGCGCCCGGCCTGAAGGCGCGCGTAATGCTGTCGCTCGCCTATGGGTGCGGCATGCGCGCGGGCGAGGTCGTCCGGCTGAAGGTCGGCGACATCGACGGGGAACAGAAGATCATCCGCATTGTGCAGGCCAAAGGCCGCAAGGATCGCAACGTGATGTTGCCCGGGGACATTCTGGGTTTGTTGCGCGAGTGGTGGACCCAACGCCCCGCGAGCCAGGACACGGGCGTGCCCGGACCCGAGCGGGTTCTCTTCCCCGGCTATCGCGGCAAACACCTCTCGGCCCGCCAGATTTCGCGGCTGTTCAAGGAGGCCGCGCGGGCCGCAGGGATTACCAAGCCGGTGACGCTGCACACGTTGCGCCATTCCTTTGCGACACATCTGCTGGAACGCGGCGTCGACATCCGGGTCATTCAGGCGCTGCTCGGTCATGCCAAACTCACCACGACGGCGCGCTATGCCAGCGTCGCTACGGGCATGATCGCGGCGGTGGAGAGCCCGCTGGACGGCCTGACCGCGGCGAAGCGCAGGAAGGGCAG
- a CDS encoding class I SAM-dependent methyltransferase, translating into MHLDVQDLRNFYYRSTLGRAAQASIRGRLLELWPEAEGLTVAGFGFAAPLLRPYLPEARRVMALMPGPQGVMQWPAGMPNVSVLCEETSWPVDTGRIDRLVVLHGLETSERPARLLEECWRVLGPGGRAIFIVPNRAGFWARSDLTPFGYGRPYTLRQLEGQLREHQFAIEQHTAALYRLPSHKRFWLKSGAMLEKMGRKLPAMLAGGVFMVEVSKQTYPQKGHMIRTKTPSRIRVLEGLSNPMPEPA; encoded by the coding sequence ATGCATCTTGATGTGCAGGATCTGAGGAACTTCTACTACCGCAGCACGCTGGGCCGTGCGGCGCAGGCGTCGATCCGCGGCCGCCTGCTGGAGCTGTGGCCGGAGGCCGAAGGCCTGACGGTCGCGGGCTTCGGCTTTGCCGCGCCGCTGTTGCGCCCCTACCTGCCGGAGGCGCGCCGGGTGATGGCGCTGATGCCGGGGCCGCAGGGGGTGATGCAATGGCCTGCGGGGATGCCCAATGTCTCGGTGCTGTGCGAGGAGACCAGCTGGCCTGTCGATACCGGCCGGATCGACCGGCTGGTGGTGCTGCACGGGCTGGAGACCTCGGAACGGCCCGCCCGGCTGCTGGAGGAATGCTGGCGGGTGCTGGGGCCGGGCGGCCGGGCGATTTTCATCGTCCCGAACCGGGCCGGGTTCTGGGCCCGCTCGGATCTCACCCCTTTCGGCTATGGCCGCCCCTACACGCTGCGCCAGCTCGAAGGCCAGCTGCGCGAGCATCAGTTCGCCATCGAGCAGCACACCGCGGCGCTGTACCGGCTGCCCAGCCACAAGCGGTTCTGGCTCAAATCCGGCGCCATGCTGGAGAAGATGGGCCGCAAACTGCCGGCAATGCTGGCCGGCGGGGTGTTCATGGTCGAGGTCAGCAAGCAGACCTATCCGCAGAAGGGCCACATGATCCGCACCAAGACCCCCAGCCGCATCCGGGTGCTGGAAGGGCTGTCCAACCCGATGCCGGAGCCGGCCTGA
- a CDS encoding F0F1 ATP synthase subunit delta, whose protein sequence is MSEPASISAGIAARYATAVFDIAEENKALDSLETSINDLAAALADSDDLNSLIHSPLVSREEQGAAITAVADKMGLEPVLRNTLALMADKRRLFVLPALIEALRARLADARGEVTAEVVSAKALTKTQSEKLAKTLAERVGKKVTINASVDASIIGGLVVKVGSKMIDSSIRSKLNSLQNAMKEVG, encoded by the coding sequence GTGTCCGAACCAGCTTCGATTTCTGCAGGCATTGCTGCGCGCTATGCCACGGCGGTGTTCGACATCGCTGAAGAAAACAAGGCGCTCGACAGCCTTGAAACCAGCATCAATGACCTGGCAGCCGCGCTGGCTGACAGCGACGACCTCAACAGCCTGATCCACTCGCCGCTCGTGTCGCGCGAAGAGCAGGGCGCCGCAATCACCGCGGTGGCAGACAAGATGGGCCTGGAGCCCGTCCTGCGCAATACCCTGGCTCTGATGGCTGACAAGCGCCGCCTGTTTGTGCTGCCCGCGCTGATCGAGGCGCTGCGCGCCCGCCTGGCTGACGCCCGCGGCGAAGTCACCGCCGAGGTGGTGTCCGCCAAGGCGCTGACCAAGACCCAGAGCGAAAAGCTGGCCAAGACCCTGGCCGAGCGCGTGGGCAAGAAAGTTACCATCAATGCTTCCGTCGATGCCTCCATCATCGGCGGTCTTGTCGTTAAAGTGGGCTCGAAGATGATCGACAGCTCGATCCGCTCCAAGCTCAACTCCCTACAGAATGCAATGAAAGAGGTCGGATAA
- a CDS encoding DGQHR domain-containing protein — MQKKLVCNTLKVQWRTAKLLIFAQNLTMGTIMAKESYSAVLITQGEHRFYQLAMPSDVLSSCTFVSTRDEDPDKGFQRLLDKKRAKEIATYIDSGHGTIPTSIILSAQEICGLEYDSRNKTISFEVLSGSFLILDGQHRVFGFKLAETKIRVPVIIYDGLSRRDESRLFIDINSKQRGVPSELLLDIKKQADYENSEEQLFREVFDKMNGDPNSPLFGRLSPSKRVKSKISRVTFNAALKSIYPALTSRTPGEIQEILSEYLASVRDQIIRNGGDENILLNSITFRAIVSFFIHAARRVKDRFGPEYTIDNFDVVLGPLFDNIQIAKLSGTSQSKILDYLEKHFKGEFQL, encoded by the coding sequence GTGCAGAAAAAACTTGTATGCAACACCTTGAAGGTCCAGTGGAGAACAGCCAAACTCCTGATATTTGCTCAAAACTTAACCATGGGGACAATAATGGCAAAAGAAAGCTATTCCGCTGTTCTAATCACTCAAGGCGAACATCGCTTTTATCAACTTGCCATGCCCAGCGATGTACTAAGTAGCTGCACATTTGTCTCGACGCGAGATGAAGATCCAGACAAAGGGTTTCAGCGCCTGCTCGACAAAAAAAGAGCAAAAGAAATTGCCACCTACATTGACTCGGGGCATGGTACGATTCCCACATCAATAATATTGTCTGCTCAAGAAATCTGTGGCCTTGAATACGATTCAAGAAATAAGACTATAAGTTTTGAAGTGTTGTCCGGGTCCTTCCTAATTCTTGACGGACAGCACAGGGTGTTTGGCTTCAAATTGGCAGAAACCAAAATTCGCGTTCCGGTTATTATATACGATGGATTGAGTCGTCGTGATGAGTCTCGGCTATTTATTGACATCAACTCCAAGCAAAGAGGAGTTCCGTCGGAACTGTTATTGGATATCAAGAAGCAAGCGGATTACGAGAACTCCGAAGAACAACTCTTCAGAGAAGTTTTTGACAAGATGAATGGAGACCCCAATAGCCCCCTCTTCGGCCGACTATCTCCATCAAAACGTGTGAAGTCAAAGATATCGCGTGTCACCTTTAATGCTGCTCTCAAGAGCATTTATCCAGCCCTAACCTCTCGCACTCCCGGGGAAATTCAGGAAATTTTGTCTGAATATCTAGCAAGTGTACGAGATCAAATCATCCGCAATGGCGGTGACGAAAACATCTTGCTGAACAGTATCACATTTCGAGCCATCGTTTCATTTTTCATACACGCTGCGAGAAGGGTGAAGGATCGGTTTGGACCTGAATATACGATTGATAATTTTGATGTAGTGCTAGGGCCGCTATTTGACAACATCCAAATCGCTAAACTTTCGGGGACATCTCAGTCCAAGATACTGGATTACCTTGAAAAACACTTCAAAGGTGAGTTTCAACTTTGA